A window of the Streptomyces sp. Ag109_O5-10 genome harbors these coding sequences:
- a CDS encoding ammonium transporter: protein MAPAAITLAAEAPKLSSANTGFMLICSALVLLMTPGLAFFYGGMVRVKSTLNMLMMSFVSIGIVTILWVLYGFSLAFGSSNGFIGYDSHWLGMSNVGLTELWPGYTIPVFVFMVFQMMFAVITPALISGAIADRVKFSAWALFVALWLTVVYVPVAHWVWGADGWAYKLGVIDFAGGTAVHINAGAGALGVILVIGKRVGFKKDPMRPHSLPLVMLGAGLLWFGWFGFNAGSWLGNDDGVGALMFVNTQVATAAAMLAWLAYEKIRHGAFTTLGAASGAVAGLVAITPSGGAVSPLGAIAVGAIAGVACAAAVGLKFKFGYDDSLDVVGVHMVGGIIGSLLIGFFATGKGQSAATGVFYGDHSFTQLWKQFAGVGAVLGYSLVASAVLAFLLDKTLGMRVTEDEEVSGIDQAEHAETAYDFSGTGGGVIGSVSAPALAGTSKKVDA from the coding sequence ATGGCACCAGCCGCCATCACGCTTGCCGCGGAGGCACCCAAGCTGTCCTCCGCGAACACAGGCTTCATGCTCATCTGCTCCGCCCTGGTGCTGCTCATGACGCCGGGCCTCGCCTTCTTCTACGGCGGCATGGTCCGCGTCAAGAGCACCCTGAACATGCTGATGATGAGCTTCGTCAGCATCGGGATCGTCACCATCCTGTGGGTGCTCTACGGCTTCTCCCTGGCCTTCGGCTCCAGCAACGGCTTCATCGGCTACGACTCCCACTGGCTGGGCATGAGCAACGTCGGGCTGACGGAGCTGTGGCCCGGCTACACGATCCCGGTCTTCGTGTTCATGGTCTTCCAGATGATGTTCGCGGTCATCACGCCGGCCCTGATAAGCGGTGCCATCGCCGACCGCGTCAAGTTCTCGGCCTGGGCGCTCTTCGTCGCCCTGTGGCTCACGGTCGTCTACGTCCCGGTCGCCCACTGGGTCTGGGGCGCCGACGGCTGGGCCTACAAGCTCGGCGTGATCGACTTCGCCGGTGGTACCGCGGTCCACATCAACGCCGGTGCCGGCGCCCTCGGCGTCATCCTGGTCATCGGCAAGCGCGTGGGCTTCAAGAAGGACCCGATGCGCCCGCACAGCCTCCCGCTGGTCATGCTCGGCGCCGGTCTGCTGTGGTTCGGCTGGTTCGGCTTCAACGCCGGCTCCTGGCTCGGCAACGACGACGGCGTCGGCGCGCTGATGTTCGTCAACACACAGGTCGCCACCGCCGCCGCCATGCTCGCCTGGCTCGCCTACGAGAAGATCCGGCACGGCGCGTTCACCACCCTGGGCGCCGCCTCCGGCGCGGTCGCCGGTCTGGTCGCCATCACCCCGTCCGGCGGTGCGGTCTCCCCGCTCGGCGCGATCGCCGTCGGCGCCATCGCCGGTGTCGCCTGCGCCGCGGCCGTCGGCCTGAAGTTCAAGTTCGGCTACGACGACTCCCTCGACGTGGTCGGCGTCCACATGGTCGGCGGCATCATCGGCTCCCTGCTCATCGGCTTCTTCGCCACCGGCAAGGGCCAGTCCGCCGCGACCGGCGTCTTCTACGGCGACCACTCCTTCACCCAGCTGTGGAAGCAGTTCGCCGGTGTCGGCGCGGTCCTCGGCTACTCCCTGGTCGCCTCCGCGGTCCTCGCCTTCCTCCTCGACAAGACCCTCGGCATGCGGGTCACCGAGGACGAGGAGGTCTCCGGCATCGACCAGGCCGAGCACGCCGAGACTGCATACGACTTCAGCGGCACCGGCGGCGGTGTCATCGGCTCCGTCTCCGCTCCGGCCCTGGCCGGGACGAGCAAGAAGGTGGACGCATGA
- a CDS encoding cytosine permease translates to MSTTAHHAGALEHLEQSLEHHGLETRGIEPVPDSERTGTPRGLLPTWIAANITVLLVTVGASLAVSFGLNFWQSLAVGIAAPIVSYGLVGTIGIAGKRGGAPGMALSRAVFGQRGNLLPGAVIWVARWGWETINAVTGAYALLTVLDILFGIRRNTALVVVTLVLFVIATFAISGMGIRALRYCNRWASRLFGAFSLLVLGRLIATTDWGRVFGQPAGSAAAMVTGAGLIAAGGMSWAPTAPDFTRYLPGTASSAAIVRNTVGGAGIVVLPLVLVGAVTASAAPALAASADPVSFLGEILPRWLSVPYLLVALVGMLLINAMSMYSAGFTAQTLGFRIPRPWAVAVNAVISLALGAVLMLAATSFTASFIAFLALLAVAFSAWVGVFGVDMLRRREYDAAALVDTSHTSAYWYRAGFSPAAVAAWSLGLAAGLLFTTCEWFTGPLAANNPVGRYGLGWVATITVSGLLYAVLPKPAVVPAAAGKPAPLAV, encoded by the coding sequence ATGAGCACCACCGCCCACCACGCTGGCGCGCTCGAACATCTCGAACAGTCGCTGGAGCACCACGGCCTCGAAACCCGGGGCATCGAGCCGGTCCCGGACTCCGAGCGCACCGGCACACCCCGTGGTCTGCTCCCCACCTGGATCGCCGCCAACATCACCGTCCTGCTGGTGACCGTGGGCGCGAGCCTGGCGGTGTCGTTCGGGCTGAACTTCTGGCAGTCCCTGGCGGTGGGCATCGCGGCGCCGATCGTGTCGTACGGCCTGGTCGGGACCATCGGCATCGCGGGCAAGCGCGGCGGGGCACCGGGCATGGCGCTCTCCCGGGCGGTCTTCGGGCAGCGCGGCAACCTGCTCCCGGGCGCGGTGATCTGGGTGGCGCGCTGGGGCTGGGAGACGATCAACGCGGTGACCGGCGCCTACGCGCTGCTGACCGTCCTCGACATCCTGTTCGGGATCAGGCGCAACACGGCCCTGGTCGTCGTCACGCTCGTCCTCTTCGTGATCGCCACGTTCGCCATCTCGGGCATGGGCATCAGGGCGTTGCGGTACTGCAACCGGTGGGCGAGCCGGCTGTTCGGCGCCTTCTCACTGCTGGTCCTCGGCCGGCTGATCGCGACGACGGACTGGGGCAGGGTGTTCGGACAGCCCGCCGGTTCCGCGGCCGCGATGGTCACCGGGGCCGGGCTGATCGCGGCGGGCGGGATGAGCTGGGCGCCGACCGCCCCGGACTTCACGCGGTATCTGCCGGGTACGGCGTCCTCGGCGGCGATCGTACGCAACACGGTCGGTGGTGCCGGGATCGTCGTACTCCCCCTGGTCCTGGTGGGGGCGGTGACGGCGTCCGCCGCCCCGGCCCTCGCCGCCTCGGCCGACCCGGTCTCCTTCCTCGGCGAGATCCTGCCCCGCTGGCTGTCGGTCCCCTACCTCCTCGTCGCCCTGGTCGGGATGCTGCTGATCAACGCGATGTCGATGTACTCGGCGGGTTTCACCGCCCAGACGCTCGGCTTCCGGATCCCCCGCCCGTGGGCGGTCGCCGTCAACGCGGTCATCTCGCTGGCCCTCGGGGCCGTCCTGATGCTGGCGGCGACCTCGTTCACGGCCTCCTTCATCGCCTTCCTGGCACTGCTCGCGGTGGCGTTCTCGGCGTGGGTGGGGGTCTTCGGGGTCGACATGCTGCGCCGCCGGGAGTACGACGCCGCGGCCCTCGTCGACACCTCGCACACCAGCGCCTACTGGTACCGGGCGGGCTTCTCCCCCGCCGCCGTCGCGGCCTGGTCGCTCGGTCTGGCGGCGGGCCTGCTCTTCACCACGTGCGAGTGGTTCACCGGCCCGCTCGCCGCGAACAACCCCGTCGGCCGGTACGGCCTCGGCTGGGTCGCGACGATCACCGTCTCGGGCCTGCTGTACGCGGTGCTGCCGAAGCCGGCGGTGGTACCGGCGGCGGCCGGGAAGCCCGCACCCCTGGCCGTCTGA
- a CDS encoding LLM class flavin-dependent oxidoreductase, giving the protein MPVSVVRFNLVEPGASPAALGARYRAALDMAAYADEHGVTTVQTEEHHGVDNNWLPSPFAFAGAVFGATRTIAVTVSAVIGPLHDPLRLAEDIAVLDLLSGGRLVTVAGIGYRPEEYALFDVDWKRRGRLQDELLETLLKAWTGEEFEYRGRTVRVTPRPLTDPHPLLLVGGSSRAAARRAARLGLPFFPSAHLPELEAYYKERLTEYGTEGWTMMPTAETPLLHIAEDPDRAWTDYGEHFLHEARTYASWQSGDIHSAVRSAASTVAELRAEGVYRILTPDECVTAGLDNLVLHPLAGGMPVDEGWRSLRLFAETVLPALPA; this is encoded by the coding sequence ATGCCCGTCTCGGTCGTCCGCTTCAACCTCGTGGAGCCCGGCGCCTCCCCGGCCGCGCTGGGTGCCCGGTACCGAGCGGCCCTCGACATGGCCGCGTACGCCGACGAGCACGGGGTCACCACCGTGCAGACCGAGGAGCACCACGGCGTCGACAACAACTGGCTGCCGTCGCCGTTCGCCTTCGCGGGCGCGGTGTTCGGGGCGACCCGGACCATCGCGGTGACCGTGTCGGCGGTGATCGGCCCGCTGCACGACCCGCTGCGGCTCGCCGAGGACATCGCGGTCCTCGACCTGCTCAGCGGGGGCCGGCTGGTGACGGTGGCCGGGATCGGCTACCGGCCCGAGGAGTACGCGCTGTTCGACGTGGACTGGAAGCGGCGCGGGCGGCTGCAGGACGAGCTGCTCGAGACGCTGCTGAAGGCGTGGACCGGCGAGGAGTTCGAGTACCGGGGCCGTACGGTACGGGTCACGCCCCGCCCGCTCACCGACCCCCACCCCCTGCTCCTGGTCGGCGGCTCCTCCAGGGCCGCCGCCCGCCGGGCCGCCCGCCTCGGCCTGCCGTTCTTCCCCAGCGCGCACCTGCCGGAGCTGGAGGCGTACTACAAGGAGCGGCTCACCGAGTACGGCACGGAGGGCTGGACGATGATGCCCACGGCCGAGACCCCGCTGCTGCACATCGCCGAGGACCCGGACCGGGCGTGGACCGACTACGGCGAGCACTTCCTGCACGAGGCCCGGACGTACGCGTCCTGGCAGTCCGGCGACATCCACTCGGCGGTGCGGTCCGCCGCGAGCACGGTCGCCGAACTTCGCGCGGAGGGCGTCTACCGCATCCTCACCCCGGACGAGTGCGTGACGGCAGGACTGGACAACCTGGTCCTGCACCCGCTGGCGGGCGGGATGCCGGTGGACGAGGGCTGGCGGAGCCTACGACTGTTCGCCGAGACCGTCCTCCCGGCGCTGCCGGCGTAA
- the ftsY gene encoding signal recognition particle-docking protein FtsY: METVILAVVIAVVVLGALGGLVIGSRRKKSLPPPPPAAPDITAPPAEPHVGDEAETPRDEPRRTIEEVDLPDGSAPVAVEEPPAVEAPEIEIPEPAAGRLVRLRARLSRSQNALGKGLLTLLSREHLDEETWEEIEDTLLTADVGVQPTTELVDRLRERVKVLGTRTPGELRGLLREELLKLVGTDADREVKTEPADRKPGIVMVVGVNGTGKTTTTGKLARVLVADGRTVVLGAADTFRAAAADQLQTWGERVGAHTVRGPEAGDPASVAFDAVKEGKEMGVDVVLIDTAGRLHTKTGLMDELGKVKRVVEKHAPLDEVLLVLDATTGQNGLVQARVFAEVVDITGIVLTKLDGTAKGGIVIAVQRELGVPVKLIGLGEGADDLAPFEPEAFVDALIGD, encoded by the coding sequence ATGGAAACCGTCATCCTTGCTGTAGTCATCGCCGTAGTCGTGCTCGGTGCGCTCGGCGGGCTCGTCATCGGCAGCCGGCGCAAGAAGTCGCTGCCCCCGCCGCCCCCCGCCGCGCCCGACATCACCGCACCCCCGGCCGAGCCGCACGTCGGCGACGAGGCCGAGACGCCGCGCGACGAACCGCGCCGGACGATAGAGGAGGTCGACCTTCCCGACGGCTCGGCTCCCGTCGCCGTCGAAGAGCCCCCCGCGGTCGAAGCGCCCGAGATCGAGATCCCCGAGCCCGCGGCCGGCCGGCTGGTCCGGCTGCGCGCCCGGCTCTCCCGGTCGCAGAACGCCCTCGGCAAGGGGCTGCTCACGCTGCTGTCGCGCGAGCACCTCGACGAGGAGACGTGGGAGGAGATCGAGGACACCCTGCTCACCGCCGACGTCGGCGTGCAGCCCACCACCGAGCTGGTCGACCGGCTGCGCGAGCGCGTGAAGGTGCTCGGCACCCGCACCCCCGGGGAGCTGCGCGGCCTGCTCCGCGAGGAGCTGCTCAAGCTGGTCGGCACCGACGCCGATCGCGAGGTGAAGACCGAGCCCGCCGACCGCAAGCCGGGCATCGTGATGGTCGTCGGCGTCAACGGCACCGGCAAGACCACCACCACCGGCAAGCTCGCCCGCGTCCTGGTCGCCGACGGCCGTACGGTCGTGCTCGGCGCCGCCGACACCTTCCGGGCCGCCGCCGCCGACCAGCTCCAGACCTGGGGCGAGCGCGTCGGCGCCCACACCGTGCGCGGCCCGGAGGCCGGTGACCCCGCCTCCGTCGCCTTCGACGCGGTGAAGGAGGGCAAGGAGATGGGCGTCGACGTGGTGCTCATCGACACCGCCGGGCGGCTGCACACCAAGACCGGCCTCATGGACGAGCTGGGCAAGGTCAAGCGGGTCGTGGAGAAGCACGCTCCGCTGGACGAGGTGCTGCTCGTCCTCGACGCCACCACCGGGCAGAACGGACTCGTCCAGGCCCGGGTCTTCGCCGAGGTCGTCGACATCACCGGCATCGTCCTCACCAAGCTGGACGGCACCGCCAAGGGCGGCATCGTGATCGCGGTCCAGCGCGAGCTGGGCGTCCCGGTCAAGCTCATCGGCCTGGGCGAGGGCGCGGACGACCTCGCGCCGTTCGAGCCGGAGGCGTTCGTGGATGCCCTTATCGGTGACTGA
- a CDS encoding P-II family nitrogen regulator encodes MKLITAVVKPHRLDEIKEALQAFGVHGLTVTEASGYGRQRGHTEVYRGAEYTVDLVPKIRIEVLAEDEDAEQLIDVIVKAARTGKIGDGKVWSLPVETAVRVRTGERGPDAL; translated from the coding sequence ATGAAGCTCATCACCGCCGTGGTGAAGCCCCACCGGCTCGACGAGATCAAGGAGGCCCTCCAGGCCTTCGGCGTCCACGGCCTCACGGTCACCGAGGCCAGCGGCTACGGTCGGCAGCGCGGCCACACCGAGGTCTACCGTGGTGCCGAGTACACGGTCGACCTGGTGCCCAAGATCCGCATCGAGGTGCTGGCCGAGGACGAGGACGCCGAGCAGTTGATCGACGTCATCGTCAAGGCCGCCCGCACCGGCAAGATCGGTGACGGCAAGGTCTGGTCGCTCCCGGTCGAGACCGCCGTACGGGTCCGCACCGGCGAGCGCGGACCGGACGCACTGTAG
- a CDS encoding sugar porter family MFS transporter, translated as MTSTAQAPQSGAGTAHPDHLGHVIFIAAAAAMGGFLFGYDSSVINGAVEAIRSRYDIGSAALAQVIAVALIGCAIGAATAGRIADRIGRIRCMQIAAVLFTISAVGSALPFALWDLAFWRIIGGFAIGMASVIGPAYIAEVAPPAYRGRLGSFQQAAIVVGIAISQLVNWGLLNAAGGDQRGKLMGLEAWQVMLGVMVIPAVLYGLLSFAIPESPRFLLSVGKRERARAILEEVEGKSADLDARVAEIEHAMKSEHKSTFKDLLGGSFYFKPIVWVGIGLSVFQQFVGINVAFYYSSTLWQSVGVDPTDSFFYSFTTSIINIIGTVIAMIFVDRVGRKPLALIGSVGMVVGLALEAWAFSYHLVDGKLPSTQGWTALVAAHIFVLFFALSWGVVVWVFLGEMFPNRIRAAALGVAASAQWIANWAITASFPSLADWNLSGTYVIYTVFAALSIPFVLKFVKETKGKSLEEMG; from the coding sequence GTGACCAGCACTGCGCAGGCACCCCAGTCAGGAGCCGGGACGGCTCACCCCGATCACCTCGGGCATGTCATCTTCATCGCGGCGGCGGCCGCGATGGGTGGTTTCCTCTTCGGCTACGACAGTTCCGTCATCAACGGCGCCGTCGAGGCCATCCGGAGCCGTTACGACATCGGGTCCGCGGCCCTCGCCCAGGTCATCGCCGTCGCCCTGATCGGCTGCGCCATCGGCGCCGCGACCGCCGGCCGCATAGCCGACCGGATCGGCCGGATCCGGTGCATGCAGATCGCTGCCGTGCTGTTCACCATCAGCGCCGTCGGCTCGGCACTGCCCTTCGCGCTCTGGGACCTCGCCTTCTGGCGGATCATCGGCGGCTTCGCCATCGGCATGGCCTCCGTCATCGGCCCCGCCTACATCGCCGAGGTCGCCCCGCCCGCCTACCGCGGCCGCCTCGGCTCCTTCCAGCAGGCCGCGATCGTCGTCGGCATCGCCATCTCGCAGCTGGTCAACTGGGGTCTGCTGAACGCCGCCGGCGGCGACCAGCGCGGCAAGCTGATGGGCCTGGAGGCCTGGCAGGTCATGCTCGGCGTCATGGTGATCCCGGCCGTCCTGTACGGCCTGCTCTCCTTCGCGATCCCCGAGTCCCCGCGCTTCCTGCTCTCCGTCGGCAAGCGTGAGCGTGCCCGCGCGATCCTCGAAGAGGTCGAGGGCAAGAGCGCCGACCTGGACGCCCGGGTCGCCGAGATCGAACACGCGATGAAGAGCGAGCACAAGTCCACGTTCAAGGACCTGCTCGGCGGCTCCTTCTACTTCAAGCCGATCGTCTGGGTCGGCATCGGCCTGTCGGTCTTCCAGCAGTTCGTCGGCATCAACGTCGCGTTCTACTACTCCTCGACCCTCTGGCAGTCGGTGGGCGTCGACCCGACGGACTCGTTCTTCTACTCCTTCACGACGTCGATCATCAACATCATCGGCACCGTGATCGCGATGATCTTCGTCGACCGCGTCGGCCGCAAGCCGCTGGCCCTCATCGGTTCGGTCGGCATGGTCGTCGGTCTGGCGCTGGAGGCCTGGGCGTTCTCGTACCACCTCGTCGACGGGAAGCTGCCGTCCACGCAGGGCTGGACCGCCCTGGTCGCGGCCCACATCTTCGTCCTCTTCTTCGCCCTGTCCTGGGGTGTCGTCGTCTGGGTCTTCCTCGGCGAGATGTTCCCGAACCGGATCCGCGCCGCCGCCCTGGGCGTGGCCGCCTCCGCGCAGTGGATCGCCAACTGGGCCATCACCGCGAGCTTCCCGTCGCTGGCCGACTGGAACCTCTCCGGCACCTACGTGATCTACACGGTCTTCGCGGCCCTCTCCATCCCGTTCGTCCTCAAGTTCGTCAAGGAGACGAAGGGCAAGTCCCTGGAGGAGATGGGCTGA
- a CDS encoding [protein-PII] uridylyltransferase: MTGTEVRNDAENAGPSGYAAARLRLLTEGARSGPPRRTALAELTDEWLTGLFAAATEGIRGGVSLVAVGGYGRAELSPRSDLDLLLLHDGADSGAVAAVADRLWYPVWDLGLALDHSVRTPAEARRTAGEDLKVQLGLLDARHIAGDLGLTSGLRTAILADWRNQAPKRLPELQELCVERAERQGELQYLLEPDLKEARGGLRDATALRAVAASWLADAPREGLTDARRRLLDVRDALHLTTGRATDRLALQEQDEVAAELDLLDADTLLRQVYESARVISYASDVTWREVGRVLRSRAVRPRLRAMLGGGKPVTERSPLAEGVVEQDGEVVLARAARPERDPVLPLRAAAAAAQAGLPLSLHAVRRMAATARPLPTPWPAEAREQLVTLLGSGRPTVDVWEALEAEGLITRLLPDWERVRCRPQRNAVHVWTVDRHLIETAVRASEFTRRVHRPDLLLVAALLHDIGKGWPGDHSVAGEIIVKDVAARIGFDRADVAVLSTLVRHHLLLIETATRRDLDDPATVRLVADAVGTQGTLELLHALTEADALATGPAAWSSWRGSLVADLVKRVSAVLAGDTADEPEPGAPTAEQERLAIEAFRTGAPVLALRAQTEPAAADEEQAGDPEPLGVELLIAVPDQPGVLPAVSGVLAVHRLTVRTAELRAVRLPDDVDDGAVLLLNWRVAAEYGSLPQAARLRADLVRALDGSLDIAGRLAERDAAYPRRRGWVAPPPRVTVASAASRHATVFEVRAQDAPGLLFRIGRALEDAEVRVRSAHVSTLGSNAVDAFYVTGTDHAPLPAEEAASVARKLEETLRG, encoded by the coding sequence GTGACGGGTACGGAAGTGCGGAACGACGCGGAGAACGCGGGACCCAGCGGCTATGCGGCGGCCCGGCTGCGCCTCCTCACCGAGGGGGCGCGGTCCGGGCCGCCGCGCCGTACCGCCCTCGCCGAGCTGACCGACGAATGGCTGACCGGGCTGTTCGCGGCGGCCACCGAGGGCATCAGGGGCGGCGTCTCCCTGGTCGCGGTCGGCGGCTACGGCCGCGCCGAACTCTCCCCGCGCAGCGACCTGGACCTCCTGCTGCTGCACGACGGCGCCGACTCCGGCGCGGTGGCCGCCGTCGCCGACCGGCTCTGGTACCCCGTCTGGGACCTGGGCCTGGCCCTCGACCACTCCGTGCGCACCCCTGCCGAGGCCCGCCGGACGGCCGGCGAGGACCTCAAGGTCCAGCTCGGCCTCCTCGACGCCCGCCACATCGCCGGCGACCTCGGTCTCACCTCAGGACTGCGCACCGCGATCCTCGCCGACTGGCGCAACCAGGCACCCAAACGCCTCCCCGAACTCCAGGAACTCTGCGTCGAGCGGGCCGAACGCCAGGGCGAGCTCCAGTACCTCCTGGAACCCGACCTCAAGGAGGCCCGCGGCGGCCTCCGGGACGCCACCGCCCTGCGCGCCGTCGCCGCCTCCTGGCTGGCCGACGCCCCGCGCGAGGGCCTCACCGACGCCCGCAGGCGCCTCCTCGACGTCCGCGACGCCCTGCACCTGACCACGGGCCGCGCCACCGACCGCCTCGCGCTCCAGGAGCAGGACGAGGTCGCCGCGGAACTCGACCTCCTCGACGCCGACACCCTGCTGCGCCAGGTCTACGAGTCCGCGCGCGTCATCTCGTACGCCAGTGACGTCACCTGGCGTGAGGTGGGGCGGGTGCTGCGCTCGCGCGCGGTCCGGCCGCGGCTGCGTGCCATGCTGGGCGGCGGCAAGCCCGTCACCGAGCGCTCCCCGCTCGCCGAGGGCGTGGTGGAGCAGGACGGCGAGGTGGTGCTCGCCCGCGCCGCCCGCCCCGAACGCGACCCCGTGCTCCCGCTGCGCGCCGCGGCCGCCGCCGCCCAGGCCGGCCTCCCGCTCTCCCTGCACGCCGTACGGCGCATGGCCGCCACCGCGCGCCCCCTGCCCACGCCGTGGCCCGCCGAGGCCCGTGAGCAGCTGGTCACCCTGCTCGGCTCCGGCCGCCCCACCGTCGACGTCTGGGAGGCGCTGGAGGCCGAGGGCCTGATCACCCGCCTGCTGCCCGACTGGGAGCGGGTCCGGTGCCGCCCGCAGCGCAACGCCGTGCACGTCTGGACCGTCGACCGGCACCTCATCGAGACCGCCGTCCGCGCCTCCGAGTTCACCCGCCGCGTGCACCGCCCCGACCTGCTGCTGGTCGCCGCCCTGCTGCACGACATCGGCAAGGGCTGGCCCGGCGACCACTCGGTGGCCGGCGAGATCATCGTCAAGGACGTGGCGGCCCGGATCGGCTTCGACCGCGCCGACGTGGCGGTCCTGTCCACGCTCGTCCGCCACCACCTGCTGCTCATCGAGACCGCCACCCGGCGCGACCTGGACGACCCGGCCACGGTCCGCCTGGTCGCCGACGCGGTCGGCACCCAGGGCACCCTGGAGCTGCTGCACGCCCTCACCGAGGCCGACGCGCTGGCCACCGGCCCGGCGGCCTGGTCCTCCTGGCGCGGCTCCCTCGTCGCCGACCTGGTGAAGCGGGTCTCGGCGGTCCTCGCCGGGGACACCGCCGACGAGCCCGAGCCGGGCGCGCCCACGGCCGAGCAGGAGCGGCTGGCCATCGAGGCCTTCCGCACCGGCGCCCCGGTCCTCGCCCTGCGCGCCCAGACCGAGCCGGCCGCCGCCGACGAGGAGCAGGCCGGCGACCCCGAACCGCTCGGCGTCGAGCTGCTCATCGCCGTACCCGACCAGCCGGGCGTGCTCCCGGCCGTCTCCGGTGTGCTGGCCGTGCACCGCCTGACGGTCCGCACCGCCGAGCTGCGCGCCGTCCGGCTCCCGGACGACGTCGACGACGGCGCGGTGCTGCTGCTGAACTGGCGGGTCGCGGCCGAGTACGGCTCCCTGCCGCAGGCCGCCCGCCTGCGGGCCGACCTCGTACGGGCGCTGGACGGCTCCCTGGACATCGCCGGGCGCCTCGCGGAGCGGGACGCCGCCTACCCGCGGCGCCGGGGCTGGGTGGCCCCGCCGCCGCGCGTCACGGTGGCCTCCGCGGCCTCCCGGCACGCCACCGTGTTCGAGGTACGGGCCCAGGACGCACCGGGCCTGCTGTTCCGGATCGGGCGGGCGCTGGAGGACGCCGAGGTGCGGGTGCGCAGCGCGCACGTCAGCACGCTCGGCTCCAACGCCGTCGACGCCTTCTACGTGACCGGCACCGACCACGCGCCGCTGCCCGCGGAGGAGGCGGCGTCCGTGGCGCGCAAGCTGGAGGAGACGCTGAGGGGCTGA
- a CDS encoding bifunctional DNA primase/polymerase, with translation MGFTIGGIREIRSGTRRRGRSSDCTAVAEFTGLWGWDVVPGARAAAGACSCGQAGCPAPGAHPLDFAPQVPAGATLDEVTKAWGEFPGAAVMLPVGRAFDVIEVAEAAGRRALVRLERMGLPVGPVTTTPDGRAHFLVAPGATAELPALLYRMGWDDPTSLDLRGLGTGTYITAPPSDRGGLGPVRWLRPPALDSATRPPAARLLLGTLAYVAHRSRA, from the coding sequence ATGGGCTTCACGATCGGCGGCATTCGCGAGATCCGCTCCGGCACACGCCGACGCGGTCGTTCATCGGACTGCACCGCCGTCGCCGAGTTCACCGGCCTGTGGGGCTGGGACGTGGTGCCCGGCGCCCGGGCCGCGGCCGGGGCCTGCTCCTGCGGGCAGGCCGGCTGCCCCGCGCCGGGAGCGCATCCGCTGGACTTCGCGCCCCAGGTGCCCGCGGGTGCCACGCTCGACGAGGTCACCAAGGCCTGGGGCGAGTTCCCGGGCGCGGCGGTGATGCTGCCGGTCGGCCGCGCGTTCGACGTGATCGAGGTGGCCGAAGCCGCAGGGCGGCGCGCCCTGGTCCGCCTGGAGCGCATGGGCCTCCCGGTCGGCCCGGTCACCACCACCCCGGACGGCCGCGCCCACTTCCTCGTCGCCCCCGGCGCCACCGCCGAACTCCCCGCGCTGCTCTACCGCATGGGCTGGGACGACCCGACCTCCCTGGACCTGCGCGGCCTCGGCACGGGCACGTACATCACCGCCCCGCCCTCCGACCGGGGCGGCCTGGGCCCCGTGCGCTGGCTGCGCCCGCCGGCCCTGGACTCGGCGACCAGGCCCCCGGCGGCGAGGCTGCTGCTCGGCACGCTGGCCTACGTCGCGCACCGGTCCCGGGCGTGA